The following nucleotide sequence is from Eremothecium cymbalariae DBVPG#7215 chromosome 6, complete sequence.
CGTATTTCTGATCAATGTAATTCTTCAAGGCTGGATCTGCCGCGGCCAAGTCGTCTATGTTGGATAGAGTCTGCTCAAAAggtattaatatatttggaaccTGGGTGTATTTGTCTAAAAAGAATAGAGCATTAGGAACAGCATCATCCCCCAAATGTACAACAGAAGAACCGACCCAACCACCACATTTTGCACGGCATTCGCTAAGAATATTATACATCTCTTCGTAAAGTGCAGGGCACGGTTTAACTCTATTCAAACCTTGTCCCGTAGAAACTAGTTTATAGGACGATCCGTCGAAGAGATCCTTATCAGCGATATACCATAACTGGATCATCTTTCTTTGGATTACTGACCACAACATTAATGACTGCTGGACATAATGCCATTGTCTTTCATGGTCATGTGTTAGTCTCGCACCATTCTTGCCCTGCTGAATACTGATAGGGTATTTCGAAATGATCTCAGGCTCGCAAAACCTGTCCAATCTCTTGAGCATGCTCACGATAGGCTTTCTGTTAGCGTTGATATAAGCATTATAATCACCGATAGAGTAAAGAACTTGCCTAATGTCTTCCCTTGAGAAAACAGAGGTGCAGTATTTTGACACCAGTTCCTCAACGGAAAGCTCCTTTTGCCTCACTAACCTATTAATTTCAGCACGGGATTTGCCCTTTggatcaatatttgaagtaGCATAGAGAAGCAATTTATCCTCAAACATGGAAAGCGCCTTTCCATTGTCCCTGGGATCACTCAAGTATGATTGCACGGTCTTAATTGGCTTATATAAGTGGAACTCTAACTGCTCTTCGATCTGTGGCAAACGAGAATCCATGACCATATAGCACAACTTTCCAAATGTATCCCTCATCCTTTCGGGATTCATGATCTTATAGCGTCTGCCTATTTCGAAAACGTCCTGGAACCATGCGGCGTTATCTCCAAACTCTTTCATCTCAGCAAGCTTTTGCCCTGCCTTTAGATCGGATGCCATAACCAACCCACACAACACAGAACATATCTCCTTCAATTGCTCCACAATCCTCCTTGCTCGGGACTTAGAAGAGAGAATATCCACTCGATCTGTATATTCAGATACCCGCAAAGCTGCCTCTAATAACCGGAACAAGTGTCTTTCCTCGTGCTTCAACCGTAGTGGAACATACTTTGAATGTTCCAACAACACCCTCAGCATCTTCTCATCCGCATCCATCACTACCGCTGGTAACTCTCTTGGCAAAgactcctcctcctccccGTTCTCCTGCTCCTGTTCGATCTCATTCGTTAATTCCATGTACAAATGCTTCCTTCTCCGCCCAGTTCTGTGTATCATCGAAAAGCAAACAACACAGAACTGTTCTTGGCAATCACCACATAACCTCTCCGCAGCTGCATCCTTGCACTCAACACATAAACGCCCGTCTACCAtctcctcctccttctcGCCTCCACCCACCGTctcctcctcctcgtcACCATAGTCATCTCCCATCGTTCTCCGCCTGTTCTCCTCTCCATTCCCCACGTAAGCCGAATCTAGCATCTCTTTTAGCATTTTCCTCATTGTAATAATACCGATCCAATCTGGAAACCAGCATGCATTATCCTGCTTTACACAATATCTCCATGTGGGTGTCTTTTGTAAAAGAAAGGTAATTACTCCATCAATTCAATATTCCATAGACTgttccttttttgaaaaatttctaTAACCTCGAATACACATTGCGCCGTACTCTGTTCTAGTACAGTTTAATCACTATATATTGCCTTCTTACCTAGAGTTCAATAGAGACCCAATAGCCAGAGAAGCCTGAACAATAGATAGCATACCGTGTTCTCCGTCGAACAAGTCTGTAGCAATAACCGAAAACTAACGTATCGGGATTTTTTTGGCAAGTGCAGTGCAGTATTAGTACACTACAGTGTAATCAGTCACGTTTGTGCAGGCGTCGGGTAGTTTATCCCTATGATTAAGATAGCATCAGATAATAATCGTCATGCATCGATTTATCGGAAAGAGCACGTTATATGGACCATCAAGTGCATTTTGATGTTGGTATTGTTGGCGTTGGTGTGTTTGCTGCGACCAAGATGGTTTGCTATCACTAGGCTATCGAACATTGAATACGGTATGTATCGTGAATGGAAAAAGGGTGAGCTTTGAATTGCACAAGATGGCTATTGTTTTGATCAAGATTAGCATTGTTACGATTATTTCGATTGTTATTCTCGAGAATTTCATTCATCCAATAGTCCATAGGATTTTTCTGAAAGCACACGCTATACAGTTTTAATTTagtattttgttttttgcTAACATGTGTTCATTTTCAGTGATGCTGTCTTCTCAGAAGCTTATCGGTAGGTTTATTCGATTGCTAATGTCAAGTTTTAGATCCTCCACATCTGCTCGAGATTGTGCCATTTTTTGCGAGCTTGAGTACGATCCTGTGGATGCAAATGGTTTCCACAAACTAAGAATCGCCGTATTCTGTGTTTGTGCCATAGCGATAACGCAGTTATTTCTCCATTGAGAGTGTAGAAACCGGACTGTGCAAGTACAGGTGTTCTAGTAGTTTGTTGGGGCGTTTGCCAAATCAGTCAGTCGtgttttttaaacaatGGTTAATCGCTTTCTGTTCTTTTAGCGGTATCAATTATGATTATTTGTCCGATAACTATAGCGGCAAAGGTACTGAAGGGTTCCATTTTCGATTGCATTCTATGTTATTAGCACCTTTCACTTCCTCTCCGCCTTCCTCTCCCTTTCCGCTGCCAGCCTCCCCTCTTTCTGGAATTGCGCCTAGAAGTTTCTTGGTTGCCTGCATCTAAACACGTTAAACATTGCTCTGGTCAAGCTAAACTGATTATCCATCTATGTGCTTGGAAAAGTATAAATACAAGTGTTAGAGATTGGTTTCAAATCGGTTTTCGGTCGTTTGTGTTTTAGTCTTACTCATAAAAACACCATCGAATTATATTTGATACCAAACTCCACAACAAACTAAAAATGCAAGAATCTCAAAAGActgaaaacaaagaaaactACTCCGGCGACTACGTCTGGTCCCCACAATGTGTCATCGCTTAAACAGCCCTGATgctttttttttttctcctTTCTCGAATCCTTTTTTATGACGTTCGTTTTGTCCTGCTCTGTTCCCAATGGGCTTGTATGGCGTTCACCGGTGAGCGTTGGCTAATTTGATTTGCAGTGTTGTACTCTGTATTACATTACATAGCTTATTTAGGAAGCGGCTGGGCCGTGTAGGAATGTGAATGAATAACCTTTTTTACTGCTAAATACTTTTTTCCGTTGTAAACTGGAGGCTGTGTTATTAGCTTGGCGTGGCTTTGCACCGCTCTTGGAGCGGATGATGGCCCTTTGCTCTGCGCAAGGTGGGCGGCAGGCTTCTGCAAGTCCCGCTCGAGTGCAATACCATAACGTCCAGCTGTGCCTGTATAGTATTGCGCCTATTTATTGATGGCTACACCCTGACCAATTGAGATGATTTTTTCTAAGTTTCTCAGAGatagtaataacaatatttcaattaatATTTGTGGTCCATGGAACTCTGTTGGTTGTAATCCCAACCAGTCCCATTGGACCTACTATGCAAGATCTTAAAAACTGACTGTTGGAattattttgatttctgccattattattagtatgatgatgatgatgatgatggtgtCTTTTACCACTTCGACTTTTTGTAATTGATAGGGAAATGAAATCCTTTTGATTTTCGGAGTTATCGACGAAGCTTTCTTGGTAGCAGTGGCTGGGGAGCGGCACATTTACGGGATGTACCAATATAGTTCCGAGCCATggatcatcatcatataaCGGGCGGATGCAACGTAGCGAATCCCGTATGTACCTCCTTCTTGGaatttccttttttggTTGGTTCCATTTTTCTTGGGTTGAACCGTACTCAAATTGCATATTCAGCTGACTGCTGATGTTTGGGGAACTAGTGACCCATCGTGCCGATTCCAGGCCTGACAATCTATTCGATATCGGAACGTTGTTCATGTCATACATGTAGTCATCCTCGCTTTCACTAAGGATGCCTTCATCAAGGTAAATCGAATTGTGGGTGCGGTGGTAGGAGTGGTGGCTGTCATCTTGGGTATTTTCACTGCCTTCATTGCTACTGATATCGACTTCCATGGAGTCTTCATCCACGTCCTCCGCCCCAAtcacttcttcttcagtttCGCATACAACAGGATGCTCCTCTCGGAAACCACTAGGCTTAAATCCTTCAGGAATGGTGGGAACTATATTGATCGTTTCTACTCCTATCGACGGCCCTGTAGCACGATCTACAGCTGGATCAGTAACACTAGAAAGCCGAGCAATTGGCGGCGTTGTAGTAGAAGAAGAGTCTGTGCTGGCAGATACAGTGTCTGATGACATTAAACTTGGTCCATTATGGGTTATCTGTCTTCCAGAGTCAATCACCGGCGAAGCACTGCTAGCGCCATGCTTTTTTAAAAGAGAAGATTTCGGGAAACTGGGTACCTGAAACCTCTCCTCATTTTTAGCTTCAACGATGCCATATAGGCCATTAATGTTCTGTGCATCCATTCTCAGACTAGTGGATGTAGTACAATGTTTTTTATCGTGTGTGaatatgttttttaatCTTGAAGTGATATTGGTAATAGTAGATTCATTCGTCCTGCATGAGTGTCTGTACGCCGATTCTCGACTCATCTGCACATTCAGGCACGAATCGTCCGGGCGCCGACGCCTCCAGCGCCAACCCAAGCCTAAGCCAAAATCGGCTGTCGGTAAACCTTTATTGCTAGATCTCTCCCGGCCACTTCCCCATATCTGGTGACGTTCCAGGCTCGTAGCCACCAACCCTAATACGTTGTTGTAACGACTACAATTTACGAAGGATGTCGACTTGGCAGAACCCCTAGCGTGAGCAGTTGCTAGGTTATCTGTACGCCGCTTCCTGCGCCGTCTACACCGACGTCTCCTGGGCACAGTCCTGTATGAAGGCATCTCGCGCTGATCCAAATCCAACGCAACACCTATTCCTACCGAAAGAAGCACATTCCACATGATCATATCATCGACATAAGCAAAATTTAGTAGAAATTGATTGGTCTGACACCGCATCCGAAGAACATAactcttctttttataatcCATAGGTATGCCGAAGGTAGCGAACTGTAGCGAATAACTTTTGTACAGCTTATCCTTGGACAAATACCGTTTTCTATCACCCTTTACCTTACGAGCTATCCACTCCTGCTCTGCCCCAGTAAACTGATACGCCTCCTTCGAGAAGTGCAACGAGAAAAATCGACTACTATGTTGGCTAGAACTACTACTAGCACTATCTGTTAACGCGGAAGACGCCGCTGCGCGCGGGCGGAATGAATCCAATTCTGAATCTTTATGGTTCTCCTTGATCCAACGGACTAACGAGTCATCGATGTGATAAAAATTGAGCTGTGTGGAATTGATCTCCATTATGTAATGTTTCCACGCCCTCATTGTAGCTGGTTGGTACGGAGACACCCATTCCAACTTCATCATAACGACTGTTACGTCATACACCGCCGGCCTGTAGGCAGGTAAACAACCATCCTCCTCCCTTTCAAATACAGGATACGCTATTCGTTGATTTGCATTAACAGACCGGTACGGTGGCGGCCGTGCAGGCATAGGATCAATCCACATCATCACATCGTCATTTGGTGGCACATACACTGGCACACCATATGACTGTCCATCAGAAGACCTGCTATAACCCGGAACTTCCGGTATCGTCTGCGGCACCTGCGGACACCCATATGAACAACAATCAGCCAGCCcctgctgatgctgctgatACGAGTGTTGCTGCCCATTTTCCTGACAGGAACTTAAACTATTGGGAAGCGAATTTCTACTCCTAGAATCAAATGATAATGTAGTAGCGCCCTCAATAGATGAAGCGCTAACACTAGACGGTAAAGAGTTCACCTTATCTACACCGCCACACGCAATTTGCGCATGCTGGTATGGATCTAACAACGGTAgcatatataatatctaaAATCTCCTTCAATTAGCGATTCACCTATTGAATATAATGTCCCCTACCTTTCTTACTGTCTTGTAGTGAtgtaaatataaataaataacaaaaactttttaGCCCTTTTTTCCCTTGTTTACTAATGATATATGTCTGGAAGTTCTAAATCACcggtttttaatatttatcTTAATTCAAGCAGAAATGTGAAGGTTGGCGATGTAAAATAATTAAGGGTACGAAGGCAGTATTTTGGAGGATATGAGGAGGATATAGGCTGGACCAGGAGGGAGGGGCAGAAAGGTTCTCTGTGTATGCGCCCTGCTTACGTGAACTCGAGATTGAGTCACTCGGGCGGGTTTTATGTTCAGAAAACCCCCCAGAAGCCTTTATACGTTTTTAGAGGTTTTAAAAGGGTCCAAGTTTTCAATGTGTTATTTCAATCTTAGTTGTCGGTTACTTGgtcgttgttgttgttgttgctgctgctgctgctgctgctgctgctgctgcttaTTTGCGAGCCTATAATTATACctaatttgaaaaatatttgaaacacTCAAACACtcgttttaaaaaaaactggACCGTGGAGTGCCTTAGGATGTGGCCTTCTGTGCTCCTTCTGACAGTAGGTGTTTGTCAAAACGTTGTGCGGTGCAGATACAGTCCATAGCAAAGGAGGGTTAACGCGTTTTGtacatatatttgaagaacaaggaAAGATACGACTTCTAGTGACAGACAAGCGTTTATTAAGCTTATCCCATGGAGGAGGTGGAGGGCTTTGAACACCTTGACGAACGTCAGAGCCGGCCACAGCGCCATACAAACTCTCCttaatttttgttctgTGTGTGGGGGAAGGGGCGTATTCGTGCATATTTTATGCAATGAATAGTACATTTATTGCGTAATGAACGCATTAAGAGAGTTTCGCGCGGGTCGAGACCGAATTAACTAATATATGAAGAACATACGGGTTGGGTGTATTAAGAAATGCCTTGGTTTGTTTGACCAAGAAAAACGGGTTATTCAATTCTACTGTTGCAAGTAAGCGCCACGAGGCAGTGCGGGATGATGTAAGCAAGAACGATTTGATAGTCCAGTCCAATCGACGCAGGATCCGGGGCCGGAAAAAGAGCCATAATAGTGATATATTCGAGGGTTGGTTGGTTTAGTTTGAACTAACTAGAGAACTGTACGTTGGATATGTTTTCTTTCCGTATGAGCCTAGGGTAGAAGACAAGAAAACTTACGTGCGGCTTACGGGTGAGCATTAAATGCACACGAGGCTACAAGAGGTGtggagaaggaggaggatATGGAATGAGGTTATTTCAGAGGAGCCTGTCAATTGCGGTTAATATGGGCGGGGGGGGGGGACAGTCATCCTCAAAGAGGAATTTGGGCTTTTCGATGGTATTAGATAGAGTGcagattttttttggttggtAGTTAGTTGGGTTCTGGTTCGGTTGTCTTATGGATTAGATTTCCaatcaattgaaaagtCCATCAAAAGGTCCATTTCTTGTATGTATCCTTTCTTTGTCCGTTTGTGTTTAATTCAAGGACTTCTGACTGTGGAAGGAGTAGTGGATAGTCACGGATGTCTCTGACTACTCCTCATAAATCAAGATGACTCGCGATACGGGGCGACGGGTTACGTAGGTGTTGATTCTGTGTCCTTCCTTCCTCTCTCACCCCCAAAGAGGGGTGGAGGCTTGTTTGTGAGTTGTGAGAGAATTTCAATTTCGCATTGCATGGTTGCATGCTTGGCATGCATTATTCGTAAATTATTCAGGCAGCTTTGATGGAAGAACGGGCAGAAAGAAGGTAAGCAATTTTTCGAAGGTGTAAGTGCTGCTGACACCCAAGACGTCAACCGGAGAGGATGACGAGAGTAACTTTGGCTTTTGCCGTTGTAAGGCACTGTTTGGTGTCAATGAGAGGAGAACGGGGGGATTCCTAGATGATCTGGGACATAGAGCGCATACACTTTCCAATGAAGCGAACAGGGGGCTTTCAAAATGTTGCCTGTGTGCTTAATTTAGCATAAAAGTATCTACGTGGCCTAAGGATGTGCTAACGGTATAAGGAACTGCATACAAAGAGAGCATGGTGTTCTTCCAGAGTGCCCCCTTACTACAAAGATCGGGGTGCCAGCGAATGAGCGGCCTGGCACTCGGATTTGGGTTCACTTTAATGTACAGATTTCTCTACAAGATTTTTATTCCTTGTTATAACGTGCATATATAAGTGTAACGGTTGTAGGAATAATATTGTTCACTAGAATTGGAGATTCAGACCGGcatctaatatatatatatataaaatatatgcatataaGCTTTTAATTTCAAGGTAGGAGTTGGGATGTGTGTGTGAATTATCGATGCCACTCCAAGAACTCTCAGTAAGCTCCATCCCTACATTCATACGTTGGCCATAGTTTACTTGTTTGTATGTCGGAGAATACTATGTTGAATAAGGTTTGGACACTGCAGTGTTGGGAGAACTGCGCCAATCCCAGGCAGctcagaaaatgaaattcAATCTTATGACAGTAGGAGTTAAAAAGGACACAGGCTTCGTTTCTTAGAAGAGACCTTCCGTATTTTGGTATATTTGGCTAATAATCCTTTCCACTCCCTTATACCTCTTTATTACAGTCATGCCAAAGCATAAAGTAAAGAAGAATGCAGCAAAACACAAATATGAACTTGTAAGGAACCCATATGCCAGATATAAAGATATGGTATTCACCCTCACAAAAAAGGTATACAAGTGCGCCGTCCATTTAAGATCCCCCAGCACTGCGTTGAGCAGATAATAGATGTGTCTTGTGTAAAATACCACCACGTTGTGGAACTTGACCAACAATCCCAAACTGTCTGTATATAACAGTAACGATTTACCAGTTGCATCAACAACAGAAATCCTTCTCAAATACtgcaaaatatcaatataaaAATCATACTCACTGAATGTTAACTCACTAAAAAGCGCTCTTAATATGTTAAATAGAGAAAATGGGAACAGTAACGCTATCAATATATGATCCAGAAGTATTTGGTTCCTCAAGAAATTCCGAAGTTGTGGTCTTCGCCTGATAAAAGGCGGCCAATCTTCTTCCCCACCAAAACCTCTAATACTTCTCATACCCAGCTGTTCATTTCGTTCATGTTCTCTCTGAAGTGCCTCCAGAAGTAATATCTGAATGTCTAACCCTGCCTGTTCGTCCACCGGTGACTGATCTCTTTGTGATTCCTCCATGAATAATTGATATAAATCCGGTTCTTCCTCATCCCCACTCATCTCTAAATCAGAATGAGACGAATCCAACTGTTCCATACTCAAATTCCTTTTGTATATTGATATACCCTACTACCCTCTTTGTTACAAATGATGCATGCATCCACATGCTTATCATATATGCTTGCGCGAGTGCCTCTTTCAATCTTACAGATTATTAAGGAACTAGAGtgccaaaaagaaaaaactcCCACCTCTTTGACGAACTAACCTCTTCAAGTTCAACAGCTTACATAAAGACAACAAAAAGGGTTTAAAGCCCATTGAGAATGAAGTTTGTAAGCATACTATGTGGCATTGCAACAGTTTTGAAATGCATTGTTGCTAATACAGAAGCTTTTAACCTTCATATTCCTCGCGATTTCCCCCTGCACCCCACTGAAGTTAGTTCATCGAATGATGGCCGTGTTGGACGTCAACTTGGAACACACTATTTTCCAAGCATGTCGCTCTACAACATTAATCATAAGCTGCAGGTTTACCCTGTTCCGCTTAATGACACTTTCTACATACAGCTTACTGATTTAAAGCAGGATGAGACTTACCAGATAAGAATATGCTGGACTGCTATGCATCCTGTAAACGTGGAAGGGCTCGGGTATCAAATTGTCGCCCATGATGTTAACTTCCAAGGGACCGTTGCAGATGACGCTCGTATATTTGTTCATTTCAAGGTGGTTCCGCAGTGTTATCCACCAATTAATGCAGATACAATCCCGATCAACGTTTCGGTGGTGAACATCAAGATGGGCATTCCAGTAGATCTGTATTCTGTGGTATTTTACATTCTATTGGTGCTAGGTGCTGTATCCTACCTTGTGCAACATTCCAATCCATACCAGctattgaaaaatgctAGGTAACTAGCCTATATAGTAGTAGCACTCGCATTGTTTATATTAGCAGTACAAAGATGCAGATCTCACGTACTTAAGGGTCTATCCTTTTCATCCACGTCTTCGCACTTTTCGGAAACCTTCACTACCAGTTTCTGCAAGCTATCCTCTGATAACACCATACCGCAATATACTCGATGCTTAGCCAAGCAACTGGCGAGTCAGCTGTCCTTGCCTACTGTTGCTCCCCTAGTTTTCCCGCTTTCAGTTTTACACATTCCTTGTCTGATCGACAGAGTTCTTGATTAGCACAAAACTTATTCCCATTTGGCCCCAATAAATCTGACTCAACAGTTGCTCCTTCCCAATACCCATATCTACATAAAGCACATAACAAAACGCTGTTCTTCTCTCGCGATAGATTCCACTTACAGTGTGACAACCTCCCCCCTCCCACCTCGGAGTTAGCCTTGTCACACTTTCCCTGGTGGCTCAGGCAGCCCTCCTCTTAGTTTCACACACCTACATCATAACTTTCTGCCATTCCGAGCTCACCCCTT
It contains:
- a CDS encoding uncharacterized protein (similar to Ashbya gossypii AFR049W), which codes for MLPLLDPYQHAQIACGGVDKVNSLPSSVSASSIEGATTLSFDSRSRNSLPNSLSSCQENGQQHSYQQHQQGLADCCSYGCPQVPQTIPEVPGYSRSSDGQSYGVPVYVPPNDDVMMWIDPMPARPPPYRSVNANQRIAYPVFEREEDGCLPAYRPAVYDVTVVMMKLEWVSPYQPATMRAWKHYIMEINSTQLNFYHIDDSLVRWIKENHKDSELDSFRPRAAASSALTDSASSSSSQHSSRFFSLHFSKEAYQFTGAEQEWIARKVKGDRKRYLSKDKLYKSYSLQFATFGIPMDYKKKSYVLRMRCQTNQFLLNFAYVDDMIMWNVLLSVGIGVALDLDQREMPSYRTVPRRRRCRRRRKRRTDNLATAHARGSAKSTSFVNCSRYNNVLGLVATSLERHQIWGSGRERSSNKGLPTADFGLGLGWRWRRRRPDDSCLNVQMSRESAYRHSCRTNESTITNITSRLKNIFTHDKKHCTTSTSLRMDAQNINGLYGIVEAKNEERFQVPSFPKSSLLKKHGASSASPVIDSGRQITHNGPSLMSSDTVSASTDSSSTTTPPIARLSSVTDPAVDRATGPSIGVETINIVPTIPEGFKPSGFREEHPVVCETEEEVIGAEDVDEDSMEVDISSNEGSENTQDDSHHSYHRTHNSIYLDEGILSESEDDYMYDMNNVPISNRLSGLESARWVTSSPNISSQLNMQFEYGSTQEKWNQPKKEIPRRRYIRDSLRCIRPLYDDDPWLGTILVHPVNVPLPSHCYQESFVDNSENQKDFISLSITKSRSGKRHHHHHHHHTNNNGRNQNNSNSQFLRSCIVGPMGLVGITTNRVPWTTNIN
- the ASI2 gene encoding Asi2p (similar to Ashbya gossypii AFR047W) — its product is MEQLDSSHSDLEMSGDEEEPDLYQLFMEESQRDQSPVDEQAGLDIQILLLEALQREHERNEQLGMRSIRGFGGEEDWPPFIRRRPQLRNFLRNQILLDHILIALLFPFSLFNILRALFSELTFSEYDFYIDILQYLRRISVVDATGKSLLLYTDSLGLLVKFHNVVVFYTRHIYYLLNAVLGDLKWTAHLYTFFVRVNTISLYLAYGFLTSSYLCFAAFFFTLCFGMTVIKRYKGVERIISQIYQNTEGLF
- a CDS encoding uncharacterized protein (similar to Ashbya gossypii AFR050W), with translation MRKMLKEMLDSAYVGNGEENRRRTMGDDYGDEEEETVGGGEKEEEMVDGRLCVECKDAAAERLCGDCQEQFCVVCFSMIHRTGRRRKHLYMELTNEIEQEQENGEEEESLPRELPAVVMDADEKMLRVLLEHSKYVPLRLKHEERHLFRLLEAALRVSEYTDRVDILSSKSRARRIVEQLKEICSVLCGLVMASDLKAGQKLAEMKEFGDNAAWFQDVFEIGRRYKIMNPERMRDTFGKLCYMVMDSRLPQIEEQLEFHLYKPIKTVQSYLSDPRDNGKALSMFEDKLLLYATSNIDPKGKSRAEINRLVRQKELSVEELVSKYCTSVFSREDIRQVLYSIGDYNAYINANRKPIVSMLKRLDRFCEPEIISKYPISIQQGKNGARLTHDHERQWHYVQQSLMLWSVIQRKMIQLWYIADKDLFDGSSYKLVSTGQGLNRVKPCPALYEEMYNILSECRAKCGGWVGSSVVHLGDDAVPNALFFLDKYTQVPNILIPFEQTLSNIDDLAAADPALKNYIDQKYGSIEDLKLTILQDAFAHMFDGSGADNFYMSGSCIDGRLTSAWNHTNNISRKVYFNIFLMNGFTGFNGSEGF
- the PGA1 gene encoding Pga1p (similar to Ashbya gossypii AFR046C) gives rise to the protein MKFVSILCGIATVLKCIVANTEAFNLHIPRDFPLHPTEVSSSNDGRVGRQLGTHYFPSMSLYNINHKLQVYPVPLNDTFYIQLTDLKQDETYQIRICWTAMHPVNVEGLGYQIVAHDVNFQGTVADDARIFVHFKVVPQCYPPINADTIPINVSVVNIKMGIPVDLYSVVFYILLVLGAVSYLVQHSNPYQLLKNAR